From Colius striatus isolate bColStr4 chromosome 10, bColStr4.1.hap1, whole genome shotgun sequence:
GCGTGTACATGTTGCCGTTGCGGGACGAGAGGAGCAGGGAGCGTTTGGTCTTCTGGTTGAAGATCTCCTGGCTGGCTGCCTGGAAGGCCTTCTCCACCTCCTTGCTGGTGTAGGTGTCCTCCAGCTTCACGCCACTGCCCAGAGAGAGGCCGGCTCGGACTCCGCCACGGGCACGtccccagctgggctgggagcctGGGGCCGCGGCGTGGGGACCCACCGGAAGGCCTGCAGCCCCTTGTACAGGCCGGTGGCCGTGTCAGGGTTGGGGTTGGCCAAGAAGTCATTCAGCAGCAGCCGCCCCACCGACTTCTGCACCAGCTTGCAGAAGGGCGTGTGGAAGATGATGAACTTGAAGTCGTCGAGGGTGAAGGGCCGTTGGACGCCGGCTGGGAGGAGACACGGGGCTGTTGGCAGGCGGCGGGACGGCACGGGCAGCCCGGTGGTGCCGCCGCTTACCCTGCTGCCACTGGCTCTCTGCCTTCCGGCGGTACACGGCGTAGCAGCGGTCCAGCGCCCGCAGGTAGCACTGGATGGACAGATGCCCGTCCACCACTGGGTACTCGGAGGCCAGGTCCGGCTTGTAGAAGTCGTAGGCGTGCTCCATGTGGGTTCCCCGCAGgcctgggggcacagggagggtgttgGGGGATGCCAGCACCCGTGGGTACTGCCTGCCACACCAGCACCAGCTTTCACCAGCCTCCCTGGGTTGCTCCCATGGGGATGTGGCTGGCTGGGATCCTGGGGTACCCAGCATGGCACAGACATTCTGCTGGCAGAACTGAGGCTGCTGATGCTGAGCAGCTCTGTCTGGGGCTGTGGCGTGGATATACGGCCCCCAGGGACAGCACCCATCAGCTCGCCATCCCCACGGCCTGACGACACCGACCTCTCTCCAGCACCAGCGGGGCGTTGGGTCCCACCAGCATGGCGATGGCACCGGCACCTCCCGTGGGCCGCGCGTTCCCCGTGGCGTAGACAGCAATGTCCCCACACACCACCACAGCATAACGACCTGGGGGAGGACAGGGGGCCTCAGCATCCCTCCTCTGTCCCTCAGCAGCCTCCATCCCACGGACCCCGTGCGCTCCCACTCCCACGCTGCCCGGCATCACGGCCAAGGCAGGCGAGAAGCAGGTGGTGGAGAGCTtgcaggggcagcagctccctttgAGGCTTGCCGGAGCATTTTTGGGTTTCAGGCCACCTGCAGCCTCCCACCCCATCCCTCTGCCCCCTTGGCGCTGCCGGCACCCACCATCCCAGGCGCTGGATTCCACCCAGGCAGCCGCGTTGAAGAGTGAGGCCGTGCCCCCGTAGCAGGCATTGGTGGTGTCGATGCCCTCCACATCAGTGTTGCCCGAGTCGTGGAACAGCTGCATGAGGACAGTCTTGACAGCCTTGGACTTGTCAATGACGGTCTCGGTGCCCACCTCCAGGCGGCCGATGGCATCCCAGGAGAGGCGGCCGCGCTCCACCAGCCGCTGCACCACGGTCAGGCACAGCGAGTTGATGTCCTCGTGGGCCGCGCAGAAGCCCATCTGCTGCTGGCCCAAGCCCCGCGTGTACTTGCCGGCTTCTACGCCGTCGTAccgctccagctcctcctgctccacGTACTGGGCGGGGAAGTACACCTCCAGCGCCAGGATGCCCACGTCCTTGGGCCAGGCACCGGTCCCGGCGGCACTGGCGAGGCTGCGGGGCAGAGGGAGCGGCGGCAGTCCCGCGGCGGCCCCGAGCTTCGGGGATGGGCGCTGGCCCCAGCGAGGTGCCGCCAGTGAGCACTCGAAATCCCTGCTGGCTCCCCGTGCCTAGCCATGCTGGGGGTGCGGGGAGAGCATCCCCTTCCCCGGCACGGCTGCCAGCTTCCCGACCCGCCCCCTCCAGTCGTGCCTCCCCCACTCTGGTCCGTGTGGGTGCTCACCATGCCTTTGGCAGGGCCGGGGGGTGCTGGCCCCCCCCGGGTGCCCATTTGGCCCCCCAGCAGCGTGCAGCACGGCCCACCAAGCGCAGCATCTTGGCCCCAACGGCCGCAGGGACGCACGGCGGGACGAGCCCGGTGCGGGGCTTTTATAAAGTGTGTGGGTGGTGCAGCATGGCCCTCCCGGCCCTTATCAGAGCCGGACCCTAGCGCTCAAAGGTCGCCCAGTGCCAGCCAACACGACAGGGACAGCGGAGGGAGCGCCGGCGGTGGAGGAGGGAGCTCATGGAATGTTTGTGTCTCGTGCCACAAAGCTTGAGGATACGtgtggctggagctggggctgagcagtGG
This genomic window contains:
- the HMGCS2 gene encoding hydroxymethylglutaryl-CoA synthase, mitochondrial, with amino-acid sequence MLRLVGRAARCWGAKWAPGGGQHPPALPKACLASAAGTGAWPKDVGILALEVYFPAQYVEQEELERYDGVEAGKYTRGLGQQQMGFCAAHEDINSLCLTVVQRLVERGRLSWDAIGRLEVGTETVIDKSKAVKTVLMQLFHDSGNTDVEGIDTTNACYGGTASLFNAAAWVESSAWDGRYAVVVCGDIAVYATGNARPTGGAGAIAMLVGPNAPLVLERGLRGTHMEHAYDFYKPDLASEYPVVDGHLSIQCYLRALDRCYAVYRRKAESQWQQAGVQRPFTLDDFKFIIFHTPFCKLVQKSVGRLLLNDFLANPNPDTATGLYKGLQAFRGVKLEDTYTSKEVEKAFQAASQEIFNQKTKRSLLLSSRNGNMYTPSMYGCLASLLAQSSARDLAGSRIGAFSYGSGLAASMFSLRVSEDATPGSPLDKLVSSLADLPARLDARKRVAPQDFAAIMKQREETHHLADHAPQGSQADLFPGTWYLTRVDAKYRRQYARKPV